In one window of Arctopsyche grandis isolate Sample6627 chromosome 6, ASM5162203v2, whole genome shotgun sequence DNA:
- the LOC143912894 gene encoding uncharacterized protein LOC143912894: MEMKIGHFQVNKMCRTCLSVEEPLLDLSGQLQISLEKKLSICDMLTSVSYIQIQSGDGLPEEICQMCLEMANVAYNFKMLCERSDAMLRKVDLSQQNLQDNLIPTHTLPIVKPGLETEAKLKSVTNINNKVKDKLLSENFKEVKVDVLIPYNASTDLNLFHLSPNKFVKNLSELENFIDMESSTHDDVLEASVNVFKCEICSESFTQKTTLDEHIKTHHTNRSRNCHYCGKSFSRLSTLQLHLAKHAEYKAHLCPICGDRFHMASGLRQHLKYHRGIKPHACDLCDKRYFSPHLLREHVRCAHSSNRYNHKCPICDKKFTAKSTLKMHMNTHTGERAHACETCGKRYTRRTYLRAHLRTHTAEPPPRMFQCSYEDCSQRFNAKVALEVHIRREHTHERPFTCELCGKSFLSLPGLNDHRRAHTGEKPEKCSVCSNRFVNKQSLKKHMRIHTGERPYPCPDCGECFLSSSRRSEHIQTKHRDRQHECPVCHKKFHLSRTLKGHMRVHTGEKRPLSKAISQALAASMNITLDAKQNVPEPGFEVIV, translated from the exons ATGGAAATGAAAATTGGTCATTTTCAAGTAAATAAAATGTGCAGAACTTGTCTGTCGGTAGAGGAACCTCTTTTAGATTTGTCTGGTCAATTGCAAATCAgcttggaaaaaaaattatcaatttgtGATATGTTGACATCAGTTTCTTATATACAG ATTCAGTCTGGAGATGGCCTACCTGAAGAAATATGCCAAATGTGCTTAGAAATGGCAAACGTtgcatacaattttaaaatgctATGCGAAAGATCCGACGCCATGTTGCGAAAGGTCGATCTTTCCCAGCAAAATTTGCAAGACAATTTAATACCCACACACACGTTGCCGATAGTCAAACCCGGTCTAGAAACAGAAGCCAAGCTCAAGAGCGTAACAAACATAAATAACAAAGTGAAAGATAAACTTTTGTCCGAAAACTTCAAAGAAGTGAAAGTCGACGTATTGATTCCATACAATGCATCGACCGACTTAAACTTATTCCACTTGTCGCCTAATAAATTCGTTAAAAATTTATCCGAGTTGGAAAACTTCATCGATATGGAATCCAGTACACACGACGACGTACTCGAAGCCTCCGTCAACGTTTTCAAGTGCGAAATTTGTTCCGAATCGTTCACACAGAAGACGACTCTCGACGAACATATCAAAACACACCACACGAACCGCAGTCGCAATTGCCACTACTGTGGAAAATCATTTTCACGTCTGTCAACCTTACAACTGCACTTGGCTAAGCACGCTGAATACAAAGCTCACCTTTGTCCGATATGCGGAGATCGATTTCACATGGCCAGTGGTCTCCGCCAGCATCTGAAATACCACcgtgggataaaaccacacgcGTGCGACTTATGCGACAAGAGATATTTCAGTCCTCACCTACTTAGAGAGCATGTGAGATGCGCCCATTCCAGCAACAGATACAATCACAAGTGTCCAATATGTGATAAAAAGTTCACGGCCAAGTCTACGCTGAAAATGCACATGAATACCCACACTGGAGAACGAGCTCACGCTTGTGAAACGTGCGGAAAGAGATATACTAGACGCACCTACTTGAGAGCGCATCTCAGGACACACACTGCCGAGCCTCCGCCTCGTATGTTTCAATGCTCCTACGAGGATTGCAGTCAGAGGTTCAACGCTAAGGTTGCTCTGGAAGTCCACATCAGGCGAGAGCATACGCACGAACGACCGTTCACATGCGAGCTCTGCGGAAAGTCGTTTCTTTCCTTGCCGGGATTGAACGATCATCGTCGGGCCCACACTGGAGAAAAACCGGAGAAGTGTTCGGTGTGCAGTAATCGATTCGTGAATAAGCAGTCGCTAAAGAAACATATGAGGATTCATACGGGTGAGCGGCCGTATCCGTGTCCCGATTGTGGGGAGTGTTTTCTGTCGAGCTCTCGTCGCAGTGAACATATTCAGACTAAGCATAGAGACAGGCAACACGAGTGTCCGGTTTgtcataaaaaatttcatctcaGCCGAACTCTTAAAGGCCACATGCGTGTGCACACCGGAGAAAAACGACCACTGTCTAAAGCCATATCTCAAGCGTTAGCTGCAAGTATGAACATTACCTTGGATGCGAAACAAAACGTGCCAGAGCCAGGATTTGAAGTCATAGTGTAA
- the LOC143913768 gene encoding uncharacterized protein LOC143913768: MEFPMQCRLCLSSGSVKTFVSIHGNPRSHLAQRISSCCQLQVKKDDRLPDTICLTCNNNLELLISFRKVCHRSDEISKLKLNTCLNIKPEEGLLEDSIWENEYRDAHSPLNVYNAADKNVIHERELSASEQTDSEPSIHSTGNIKPEEILLEDLIWENESDANTPANVNNTSVNDQMVKKLYKCDICSKAFTRKNNFTKHIKTHTGVKSHKCDICFKLFLEKSYLEAHKITHTGLKPNECDICLKSFTRISSLMVHKRSHTGEKPYQCDICLKSFGLKYSLIIHKRIHTGENPYQCDICLKSFAQKARFEEHKLIHSGVNPNKCDICLKSFTTKYVLTKHKKTHTGEKPYQCDICEKSFTGKFYLVQHITNHTGLKPYQCDICLKSFAQKARFEEHKLIHTGVNPNKCDICLKSFTNKHVLTKHKKTHTGEKPYQCDICEKSFTGKFYLVQHINNHTGLKPHKCDICIKSYPFKGQLTIHKKIHTGEKPYQCDICFKLFIRKDSLVEHTKSHTGMKPYNCDICLKSFAKKSSLTTHKTTH, translated from the exons ATGGAGTTTCCAATGCAGTGCAGACTTTGCTTGTCTTCTGGTTCAGTCAAGaccttcgtctccatccatggaAACCCTCGTTCACATTTGGCGCAACGCATTTCGTCCTGCTGTCAACTGCAG GTCAAGAAAGACGACAGATTGCCAGATACGATATGTCTTACTTGTaacaacaatctggaattgctcatCAGCTTTCGAAAAGTTTGCCATCGAAGTGACGAAATTTCGAAATTAAAGTTAAACACGTGTTTAAATATCAAACCGGAAGAAGGTCTATTGGAAGACTCAATATGGGAAAATGAGTATCGTGATGCTCATTCGCCACTGAACGTTTACAATGCCGCAGATAAGAATGTGATACATGAACGGGAATTGAGTGCCTCAGAACAAACTGATTCTGAGCCAAGCATCCATTCAACGGGAAATATCAAACCAGAAGAAATTCTActtgaagatttaatatgggaaaacGAGTCTGATGCTAATACGCCAGCAAACGTAAACAACACTTCTGTAAATGATCAGATggtgaaaaaattatataaatgtgacatttgttccaAAGCTTTcactagaaaaaataattttacgaaaCACATTAAGACGCATACTGGggtaaaatcacacaaatgtgacatttgttttaaattattcctTGAAAAATCTTACCTTGAAGCACACAAAATAACTCACACTGGGCTAAAACCAAacgaatgtgacatttgtttgaagTCGTTTACTCGAATATCAAGCCTTATGGTGCACAAAAGAagtcatactggggaaaaaccataccaatgtgatatttgtttaaaatcatttggaCTAAAATACAGCCttattatacacaaaagaattcacactggggaaaacccataccaatgtgatatttgtttaaaatcattcgctCAAAAAGCCCGATTTGAAGAACACAAATTAATTCACTCTGGGGTAAATCcaaacaaatgtgacatttgtttaaaatcgtttactaCCAAATACGTCCttacaaaacataaaaaaactcatactggggaaaaaccatatcaatgtgacatttgtgaAAAATCATTCACTGGTAAATTTTACCTTGTACAACACATAACTAATCATACTGGATtaaaaccataccaatgtgatatttgtttaaaatcattcgctCAAAAAGCCCGATTTGAAGAACACAAATTAATTCACACTGGGGTAAACCcaaacaaatgtgacatttgtttaaaatcttttacTAACAAACATGTCCttacaaaacataaaaaaactcataccggggaaaaaccataccaatgtgacatttgtgaAAAATCATTCACTGGTAAATTTTACCTTGTACAACACATAAATAATCATACTGgattaaaaccacacaaatgtgacatttgtataAAATCATACCCATTTAAAGGGCAACTTACgatacacaaaaaaattcatactggggaaaaaccatatcaatgtgacatttgttttaaattattcattagaAAAGATAGTCTCGTTGAACACACTAAAAGTCATACTGGGATGAAACCATAtaattgtgacatttgtttaaaatcgtttgctAAAAAATCCAGCCTCACGACACACAAAACGACTCACTAG